A stretch of the Proteus sp. ZN5 genome encodes the following:
- a CDS encoding 2-hydroxyacid dehydrogenase encodes MKIVSYSTKHYDRKHMEWVNQHNGYHYDIEYFDFNLTEQTAKNAVGADAVCIFVNDDANRAVLQELASLNIRILALRCAGFNNVDLEAAAELGITVVRVPAYSPEAIAEHAVGMMLSLNRRIHRAYQRTRDANFSLEGLTGFNMHNRTAGIIGTGKIGLATLRILKGFGMKLLAYDPYPNQAVLDLGAEYVDLSTLYANSNVISLHCPLTADNHHLLNETAFAQMKDGVMIINTSRGALVDSAAAINALKQGKIGALGMDVYENERDLFFEDKSNDVIQDDIFRRLSSCHNVLFTGHQAFLTEEALISISETTLHNIKDVASGNECINQIKA; translated from the coding sequence ATGAAAATCGTTTCCTATAGTACTAAACATTATGATCGTAAACACATGGAATGGGTCAATCAACATAATGGATACCATTATGATATTGAATATTTCGATTTTAATTTGACAGAACAAACCGCAAAAAATGCCGTTGGTGCTGATGCTGTTTGTATTTTCGTCAATGACGATGCAAATCGTGCGGTTTTACAAGAGCTTGCTAGCCTTAATATACGTATCCTCGCATTACGCTGCGCAGGATTCAATAACGTCGATTTAGAGGCTGCTGCTGAATTAGGTATAACGGTTGTCCGTGTACCTGCTTATTCACCAGAGGCAATTGCAGAACACGCTGTTGGTATGATGCTATCACTTAATCGTCGTATACACAGAGCTTATCAACGTACTCGTGATGCAAACTTCTCATTAGAAGGCTTAACTGGCTTTAATATGCATAATCGTACTGCTGGTATCATTGGTACCGGTAAAATAGGATTAGCAACATTGCGCATATTAAAAGGCTTTGGCATGAAGTTACTGGCTTATGATCCTTATCCAAATCAAGCAGTACTTGATTTAGGTGCCGAATATGTCGATCTGTCAACGCTCTATGCAAATTCTAATGTTATTTCGTTACATTGCCCATTAACCGCAGATAATCACCATCTATTAAATGAAACTGCTTTTGCACAAATGAAAGATGGTGTGATGATTATTAACACCAGTCGTGGTGCTTTAGTGGATTCTGCAGCTGCAATTAATGCGCTAAAACAAGGTAAAATTGGTGCATTAGGAATGGACGTTTATGAAAATGAACGTGACCTTTTCTTTGAAGATAAATCAAATGATGTTATTCAAGATGATATTTTCCGTCGTCTTTCTTCTTGTCATAACGTGTTATTTACAGGACACCAAGCTTTCTTAACAGAGGAAGCATTAATTAGTATTAGTGAAACGACACTGCACAACATTAAAGATGTTGCTTCAGGTAATGAATGCATTAATCAGATCAAAGCTTAA
- a CDS encoding YdbH family protein produces MLLRKTIKWTGTILLGTGLIGTALWVSIPRWLPVVAHYYLPEGVTLSLSQPKLQRIGVSVENISLKAESCTLANLDNFVFTYQKEQIDKLQFNSQQLVIDEQCFSMMPASKQEETATVPLEINSLLTSIPHLSVNIDNVLLKENARYQGTLQLKTQNNGRLITYQGENAQLGIFIRDNQWLDIKQFKVNLPDDNNIELAAEIALPLDIASLPEKGTIDATLLTSHYEHPLVFILEWVGQSGTISVAEQGGGHALALLPWTVTPENIVIDQGRWEWFGVDQPLRGGVNINIAQWQKGLTDLRLTARLNVMTEGKAGKGNLVISIPETAVNWLDAQIPIQITGVVNKELMQVSAQLPVKVTGMLTDPTIEFQSGSLFRFKGPVTETLTVTDARLPLAGTTFSSKGFNGRLNAIVVAQDSIWGDYRIHFQGKAIDFLPDNGTWQWRYWGDGNLLPLKAHWDIAGTGYWADKLVSFEKLNTGFDVLKYQHTTMTAPRLSLLSPFRWVRDDKTPAFNGKLKLTSQRIDFPAGGFLDKTDFVATVSGESPFNFNVKGELSAKPNIGPIAINTRWDGARLRGQMRWPSQPINVFQSLVPADLGITLDKGELYTQADFSIAPEQGLIAGGHLVVKQGGMWLKDGVLEGLDFILPWRLNGDEWQLGVKQPVQLRIKRVNNLFEMTDITADLQGFYPATENKPLVLSNVNVAMLDGTISLAKLAIPQHDAAIISIDNIQLSHLFTLLKVTQFAASGKVSGEFPFFINNNQWIIKDGWLANSSYLTLRLDKDFVDSIDDSNMSAGVAMAWLRYLEISRSWTRVNLSNLGELVLEAEIHGTNPLEDKRRQVNLNYRHEENVFQLWRSLRFGSQLEEWLEKSLSDLGSESE; encoded by the coding sequence GTGTTGTTAAGAAAAACAATCAAATGGACAGGGACGATACTACTAGGCACAGGTCTAATTGGCACTGCTTTATGGGTGTCTATTCCTCGTTGGTTGCCCGTGGTTGCTCACTATTACTTGCCTGAAGGTGTAACACTTTCTTTATCGCAGCCCAAGTTACAGCGCATAGGCGTTTCAGTTGAAAATATCTCATTAAAGGCAGAGAGTTGTACTTTAGCTAATCTTGATAACTTTGTTTTTACTTATCAAAAAGAACAGATTGATAAACTTCAATTTAATAGCCAGCAACTCGTCATTGATGAACAATGTTTTTCAATGATGCCAGCAAGTAAACAAGAAGAAACGGCCACAGTTCCACTTGAGATAAATTCACTGCTAACCTCAATACCTCATTTATCCGTCAATATCGATAATGTACTCTTAAAAGAAAATGCTCGTTATCAAGGTACATTACAACTAAAAACACAAAATAATGGCCGATTAATTACTTACCAAGGAGAAAATGCTCAACTTGGTATTTTTATTAGAGATAACCAGTGGCTTGATATTAAACAGTTTAAAGTGAATTTGCCTGATGATAACAATATCGAATTGGCTGCCGAAATAGCGCTTCCTCTAGATATAGCGTCATTACCTGAAAAAGGTACCATTGATGCAACGTTATTAACTTCTCACTATGAACATCCATTAGTTTTTATTCTTGAATGGGTTGGACAATCTGGCACTATTTCAGTTGCTGAACAAGGCGGAGGTCATGCACTGGCTTTATTACCTTGGACAGTCACACCTGAAAATATCGTCATTGATCAAGGTCGTTGGGAATGGTTTGGAGTAGACCAACCTTTACGAGGTGGTGTAAATATTAATATCGCTCAATGGCAAAAAGGATTAACGGATTTAAGATTAACTGCACGATTAAATGTGATGACAGAAGGTAAAGCAGGGAAAGGAAATTTGGTGATATCGATCCCTGAAACGGCTGTAAATTGGTTAGATGCTCAAATTCCTATTCAAATCACCGGTGTTGTTAATAAAGAATTAATGCAAGTCAGTGCGCAATTACCCGTAAAAGTCACTGGTATGTTGACAGATCCTACTATTGAATTTCAATCTGGATCTTTATTTCGTTTCAAAGGGCCAGTTACTGAAACACTTACTGTAACAGATGCTCGTTTACCTTTAGCCGGAACCACCTTTTCATCAAAAGGTTTTAATGGGCGTTTAAATGCGATAGTCGTCGCCCAAGACAGTATTTGGGGAGATTATCGCATTCATTTTCAAGGTAAAGCGATTGATTTCTTACCTGATAATGGAACTTGGCAATGGCGTTATTGGGGCGATGGAAATTTACTACCATTAAAAGCGCATTGGGATATTGCAGGAACAGGTTATTGGGCTGATAAATTAGTGAGTTTTGAGAAACTCAATACAGGTTTTGATGTTTTAAAATACCAACATACTACAATGACTGCGCCACGATTATCTTTATTAAGTCCATTTCGTTGGGTCAGAGATGATAAAACCCCAGCATTTAATGGAAAACTAAAATTAACGAGTCAACGTATTGATTTTCCTGCGGGTGGTTTTTTAGATAAGACAGATTTTGTTGCTACGGTTAGTGGTGAATCACCTTTTAATTTTAATGTAAAAGGTGAACTAAGTGCTAAACCTAATATAGGACCCATTGCAATTAATACACGTTGGGATGGTGCAAGATTAAGAGGCCAAATGCGTTGGCCTTCACAACCTATAAATGTTTTTCAATCACTTGTCCCTGCAGACTTAGGAATTACTCTTGATAAAGGTGAGTTATATACGCAAGCTGATTTTTCTATCGCACCAGAACAGGGATTAATAGCGGGTGGACACCTTGTTGTTAAACAAGGGGGGATGTGGCTTAAAGATGGTGTTTTAGAAGGATTAGATTTTATCTTACCTTGGCGTTTAAATGGAGATGAGTGGCAATTAGGGGTTAAACAACCGGTTCAGTTACGGATAAAACGAGTTAATAACCTTTTTGAAATGACCGATATTACAGCAGATCTTCAAGGTTTCTATCCTGCAACTGAAAATAAACCATTAGTCTTATCTAATGTTAATGTGGCAATGCTGGATGGAACAATATCTTTAGCAAAATTAGCGATACCACAACATGATGCAGCGATTATTTCTATTGATAATATTCAATTAAGTCATCTGTTTACTTTATTAAAAGTGACCCAGTTTGCAGCATCAGGTAAAGTGAGTGGTGAATTTCCATTCTTTATTAATAATAATCAATGGATTATTAAAGATGGTTGGCTGGCTAATTCATCTTATTTAACGTTAAGACTTGATAAAGATTTTGTTGATTCGATTGATGATAGCAATATGTCGGCTGGTGTTGCTATGGCATGGTTGCGTTATCTAGAGATCAGTCGTTCTTGGACTCGTGTTAATTTAAGTAATTTGGGTGAGTTAGTGCTAGAGGCTGAAATTCATGGAACGAATCCTTTAGAGGATAAACGCCGTCAGGTTAATCTAAATTATCGACACGAAGAAAATGTCTTCCAATTATGGCGAAGTTTACGATTTGGTTCACAATTGGAAGAGTGGTTAGAAAAAAGCTTATCAGATTTAGGGAGTGAGTCAGAGTGA
- a CDS encoding YnbE family lipoprotein — translation MKPLFLKKLFLLMGLIVGISALTGCIRLEVATPDKPININMNVKIEHEINVKIDRQVEDLLKNNSAIF, via the coding sequence GTGAAACCATTATTCTTAAAAAAACTATTTTTATTAATGGGCTTGATAGTGGGAATATCAGCCTTAACAGGATGTATTCGATTAGAAGTCGCGACACCTGATAAACCGATAAATATTAATATGAATGTAAAAATCGAACATGAGATTAATGTAAAGATAGACAGACAAGTTGAAGATCTCTTAAAAAATAACAGCGCCATTTTTTAA
- a CDS encoding YdbL family protein yields MNYKKYLLSFGLIMALTSTNAIALTLDEARSQGLVGETFSGYIELVQTNNKQAQQLVNEINQARKAKYAEIAKTNQVTPDSVARLAGEKLVARANEGEFVKGINGKWVIK; encoded by the coding sequence ATGAATTATAAAAAATATCTCTTAAGCTTTGGGCTAATAATGGCTTTAACCAGTACAAATGCTATCGCATTAACACTTGATGAAGCGAGATCACAAGGGTTAGTGGGGGAAACCTTCAGCGGTTATATTGAACTTGTGCAGACAAATAACAAACAAGCTCAACAACTTGTTAATGAAATAAATCAAGCCAGAAAAGCAAAATATGCGGAAATCGCTAAAACTAACCAAGTAACACCCGATTCTGTGGCTCGACTTGCAGGTGAGAAGCTAGTGGCAAGAGCTAATGAAGGTGAATTTGTTAAAGGTATTAATGGTAAGTGGGTCATAAAATAA
- a CDS encoding fimbrial protein: MKKATCLIITLLLISFSLSSTPRRGDHEIPLSCDINYIYENISDRSSINENDFSSHEAGTLADTDNHIIIITINDCSKSHGKVYLKIENSSIDNNTGYLRNWITDDSASANIAFQLLYSDRERPINLTKENKFNETLIDGATEFYFLVNYVKKDNMPAKPGYIQSTINFSVMINDNVVGFNNNY, translated from the coding sequence ATGAAAAAAGCCACCTGTTTAATAATTACATTACTACTTATCTCTTTTTCATTATCATCAACACCTAGACGAGGTGATCATGAAATTCCTTTAAGTTGTGATATTAATTATATCTATGAAAATATTAGTGATCGCTCTTCTATTAATGAAAATGATTTTTCATCACATGAAGCGGGAACATTAGCTGATACTGACAATCACATTATTATTATTACTATAAACGACTGTTCTAAAAGTCACGGCAAAGTTTATTTGAAAATTGAAAACTCGAGCATTGATAATAATACCGGTTATTTGAGAAATTGGATCACTGACGATAGTGCAAGCGCTAATATTGCATTTCAATTATTATATAGTGATAGAGAAAGACCTATAAATCTTACTAAAGAAAATAAATTTAATGAAACTCTGATTGATGGAGCAACAGAGTTTTACTTTTTAGTCAATTATGTAAAAAAAGATAATATGCCAGCAAAACCCGGTTATATACAGTCCACTATTAATTTTTCTGTAATGATAAATGATAATGTGGTTGGATTTAATAATAATTATTAA
- a CDS encoding fimbria/pilus outer membrane usher protein, giving the protein MKIKFKKKEITFFILMIIFNKDAIAQNNLLSLYSHSFSNISDETIKLLIEDKKPEGFYHSIIYINNRKKMAKLLYFKNIDNKLTPCLSVNDFISLGIDTDFYNLKKEDQEPVALSDYSINFKYFFSNQKLNLIIPQKALITTVENIVDEKDWDDGITALFTQYSYWIKYHQEKPIEQKLNLHSGINMGAWRVRSQNRFDWTRDHYQSKLSSIYAYRQVNSFSSLFYGGKFSPTTRILPTDKIIGFQLISNSLISNNTLYANGPIIEGIADTQAQVIIKQGDIIIYETVVPPGPFLINSLPSIGSKKLTLEIKEADGRIKTSTHYFTSLPNQLNKGSYLYNIITGTLSENSNNKKPFFFLSELSYGLSQKITSYSAIKIWDNKQNYLSGLSLDLGILGGLAANVNYERKNEDNFKYQFRYQKNIPIIETYFTSEISFYHYLDNFLSESSIKKNHSFSLHQKIKDFGYLSLHYRDKIYHNSSKTFEIGTSFSSSFHTLNYDLKYDFKKEKHFPDHLFSFNIRIPIGNSKHHHWINNQTNYQTNNKNYINSTNIGGTLLNNNLGYSVNYQHTHYPKKKSNQVSVNTRYNGNYQSFSFYGSKSEKNYNLNFSINGATVLHSDGITLAPRLGRTFALIDTQGIAGIKTSYSSKMETDIFGNAILSNIAPYRVSNVKLNIATLPQSAEAEVHSKFIIPTFGAISKITFPIKIGYRIIFKSATPLPFASIVTVLDTKGNITSHGLVSENNIIFLSGITESGLVKVKWGEDKQCQFNYKIDGNEKNTTLIKKEINCI; this is encoded by the coding sequence ATGAAGATTAAGTTTAAAAAAAAAGAGATTACTTTCTTTATTTTAATGATTATTTTCAACAAAGATGCTATTGCTCAGAATAATTTGCTTTCTCTCTATTCTCATTCATTTTCTAATATTAGCGATGAAACAATTAAGCTACTTATTGAAGATAAAAAACCAGAAGGGTTTTATCACTCGATAATTTACATTAACAATAGAAAAAAAATGGCAAAACTTCTCTATTTTAAAAATATAGATAATAAGTTAACTCCTTGTCTTTCTGTAAATGATTTTATATCTCTTGGTATTGATACTGATTTTTATAACTTGAAGAAAGAGGATCAAGAGCCAGTAGCTTTAAGTGATTATTCAATTAATTTTAAATACTTTTTTTCAAATCAAAAATTAAACCTAATTATTCCACAAAAAGCATTAATAACAACAGTGGAAAATATTGTAGATGAAAAAGACTGGGATGATGGAATTACAGCATTATTCACTCAATATTCGTATTGGATTAAATATCATCAAGAAAAGCCTATTGAACAAAAACTTAATCTACACTCAGGTATTAACATGGGAGCTTGGCGTGTACGTAGTCAAAATAGATTTGATTGGACAAGAGATCATTACCAATCTAAACTTTCATCAATTTATGCATATCGACAAGTTAATTCTTTTTCTTCTCTTTTTTATGGGGGTAAATTTTCACCCACAACACGAATATTACCAACCGATAAAATTATTGGCTTTCAATTAATATCCAACAGTTTAATTTCAAATAACACTCTTTATGCTAACGGCCCTATTATCGAAGGGATCGCGGATACTCAAGCTCAAGTTATCATAAAACAAGGCGATATAATCATTTATGAAACAGTGGTTCCTCCTGGTCCTTTTCTTATAAACTCACTCCCCTCAATAGGAAGTAAAAAACTCACTTTGGAGATTAAAGAAGCTGATGGAAGAATAAAAACCTCAACACATTATTTCACATCATTACCCAATCAACTAAATAAAGGAAGCTATCTATATAATATTATTACAGGCACATTATCTGAAAATTCAAATAATAAAAAACCATTCTTTTTTTTAAGTGAACTCTCCTATGGGTTGAGTCAAAAAATCACCTCTTACAGTGCAATAAAAATATGGGATAATAAACAGAATTATTTATCTGGATTGTCTCTAGATTTAGGAATATTAGGCGGTTTAGCAGCAAATGTAAATTATGAAAGAAAAAACGAAGATAACTTCAAATATCAATTTCGTTATCAAAAAAACATTCCTATTATAGAAACTTATTTTACTTCAGAAATTTCTTTCTATCATTATCTAGATAACTTCTTATCAGAAAGTAGCATTAAAAAAAATCATTCATTTTCTTTACATCAAAAAATTAAAGACTTCGGCTACCTCTCCTTACATTATCGAGATAAAATATACCATAATTCATCTAAAACATTTGAAATAGGAACATCTTTTTCATCCTCATTTCATACCTTAAATTACGATTTAAAGTATGACTTTAAAAAAGAAAAGCATTTTCCCGATCATTTATTTTCATTTAATATTCGAATACCAATAGGAAATAGTAAGCATCATCATTGGATTAATAATCAAACAAATTATCAAACCAATAATAAAAATTATATAAACAGTACAAATATTGGCGGCACATTACTTAATAATAATTTGGGATATTCTGTAAACTATCAGCACACACATTATCCTAAAAAAAAATCTAATCAAGTTTCTGTTAATACTCGCTATAATGGTAATTATCAATCTTTCAGCTTTTATGGTTCTAAATCGGAAAAAAATTATAATCTTAATTTTTCAATTAATGGAGCTACAGTCCTTCATTCTGATGGTATTACGCTAGCGCCTCGATTAGGTAGAACCTTTGCACTGATTGATACTCAGGGAATAGCTGGTATTAAAACGTCATATTCATCAAAAATGGAAACAGATATTTTTGGTAATGCAATTTTAAGTAATATCGCTCCTTATCGGGTAAGTAATGTTAAATTAAATATAGCCACTCTTCCCCAATCAGCTGAAGCGGAAGTCCATAGCAAATTTATTATTCCAACATTTGGAGCAATATCTAAAATAACTTTTCCTATAAAAATAGGCTATCGTATTATTTTTAAATCAGCAACGCCACTTCCCTTCGCATCAATAGTTACCGTATTAGACACAAAGGGTAATATCACATCACATGGGTTAGTATCGGAAAATAATATTATTTTTCTTTCTGGTATTACAGAGAGTGGATTAGTAAAAGTAAAATGGGGAGAAGATAAGCAGTGTCAATTTAATTATAAAATTGATGGTAATGAAAAGAACACCACACTAATAAAAAAAGAAATCAATTGTATTTAA
- a CDS encoding molecular chaperone: protein MYRVNIKRIPLLADSGNNKNLLHVTMNSVYNLIYRPISIEKDAKNAYEKIEFLKNKKHEFIINNPTPYFITLLTVSCNEILLSNGSKTIPPFTKYNTKNKIKENGLVKWKTINQYGVEINAADKAIIYED, encoded by the coding sequence TTGTATAGAGTAAATATTAAAAGAATACCTTTACTAGCAGACTCAGGCAACAATAAAAATTTATTACATGTCACAATGAATTCCGTCTATAATTTAATATATAGACCTATATCAATAGAAAAAGATGCAAAAAATGCTTATGAGAAAATCGAATTTTTAAAAAATAAAAAACATGAGTTTATTATAAACAATCCAACACCTTATTTTATCACCTTACTTACAGTTAGTTGTAATGAGATTTTATTGAGTAATGGAAGTAAAACAATTCCACCTTTTACAAAATATAATACAAAAAATAAAATTAAAGAAAATGGATTGGTTAAGTGGAAAACAATTAATCAGTATGGCGTAGAAATAAATGCAGCAGATAAGGCCATAATATATGAAGATTAA
- a CDS encoding fimbria/pilus periplasmic chaperone — protein MFKKINFFTLFFIFPSYSQSSIEINKDKFIFIESINQEIVEINNKANSDYFIQSWISHYDEKNDDELPFMITPPLFKIEKNETYSLKIFKTDEIEKKIEKHCIE, from the coding sequence ATGTTTAAAAAAATTAATTTTTTCACATTGTTTTTTATCTTTCCTTCATATAGTCAATCATCTATAGAAATAAATAAAGATAAATTTATTTTTATTGAAAGTATCAATCAAGAAATAGTTGAAATAAATAACAAAGCAAATAGTGATTATTTTATACAGAGCTGGATTTCACATTATGATGAAAAAAATGATGATGAATTACCTTTTATGATAACCCCACCACTATTTAAAATAGAAAAAAATGAAACTTATTCTTTGAAAATATTTAAGACAGATGAAATAGAAAAAAAGATAGAGAAACATTGTATAGAGTAA
- a CDS encoding fimbrial protein, producing MKKNILSLFILSTTLLSTQSNAAEYTEKNIGTITINGSVTSNPKCQLEAIQPIELPSVQANNFGSDNIAKTAAQPLLIQFTNCGKSINKLQLQIPKQAKRLLKNLAANGSNVEVAIFDTDKNIIDLSNKRPREFQFNVDKENNSAQFLFDVNYMKPNGLDATQGEVSSILTFDVIYSDIAVD from the coding sequence ATGAAAAAAAACATACTCTCATTATTTATTCTATCTACGACTCTTTTATCAACTCAATCAAATGCTGCTGAATATACAGAAAAAAACATAGGAACAATTACAATTAATGGTTCTGTTACATCAAATCCAAAATGTCAACTAGAGGCAATACAACCCATTGAATTACCGTCAGTTCAAGCAAATAATTTTGGTAGCGATAATATTGCCAAAACTGCAGCTCAGCCCCTTTTGATTCAATTTACTAACTGTGGTAAAAGCATTAATAAATTGCAATTACAAATACCAAAACAAGCTAAACGACTTTTAAAAAATTTAGCCGCTAACGGTAGCAATGTTGAGGTTGCTATTTTTGATACTGATAAAAATATCATTGATTTAAGTAATAAAAGACCTAGAGAATTTCAATTTAATGTGGATAAAGAAAATAACAGTGCACAATTTTTATTTGACGTTAACTATATGAAACCTAATGGCCTAGATGCAACACAAGGTGAGGTATCATCCATTTTAACTTTTGATGTTATATATAGTGATATCGCTGTAGATTAA
- a CDS encoding FMN-dependent NADH-azoreductase yields MKKILVLKSSILDSYSHSNKMTDYLIENWQSNHKDDLITIRDLAKNPVPTLDQATLFAFGKETAMLSDEQKTARALSDELISELKAHDMIVITAPMYNFSISAQLKHYIDFIARAGETFKYTEAGSVGLLENKQAVVLTSRGGVHKDQPSDLIVPFLKQFLAFIGINDVQFIMAEGTAYGEEYAQQSHLQAQKQIDAVVNSRSITVK; encoded by the coding sequence ATGAAAAAGATCCTTGTACTAAAATCCAGCATTTTAGATAGCTATTCGCACAGTAATAAAATGACCGATTATTTAATTGAAAATTGGCAAAGTAATCATAAAGATGACTTGATTACAATACGTGACCTCGCTAAAAACCCAGTACCTACTTTAGACCAAGCAACACTCTTTGCATTTGGCAAAGAGACAGCAATGCTATCAGATGAACAAAAAACAGCCCGAGCATTATCAGATGAGTTAATTAGTGAATTAAAAGCTCACGATATGATAGTGATTACTGCACCAATGTATAACTTTTCAATTTCGGCTCAATTAAAGCATTATATTGATTTTATTGCTCGCGCCGGTGAAACGTTTAAATATACTGAAGCAGGTTCTGTTGGCTTACTTGAAAATAAACAAGCAGTTGTATTAACCAGTCGTGGTGGTGTTCATAAAGATCAACCTTCTGATCTTATTGTTCCATTCCTAAAACAATTTTTAGCTTTTATCGGTATCAATGACGTACAGTTTATTATGGCTGAAGGTACAGCATATGGTGAAGAATACGCACAGCAATCTCACCTACAAGCACAAAAACAAATTGATGCTGTTGTTAATTCAAGAAGCATTACAGTAAAATAA